The DNA window TGAAGGTTGGATGCCTATTAGAGAAGGTGAAACCACAAATAACTTTCTTACTAGAGATATTTTTGTTACTGCATATATAGATGGTGATTATGTTATAGATGGAAAAGCGCAACGTAAGGTAGTTAATGAACGTGTTGATTTTTCAGAGCGTTTAAATAATGATCTTGACATTATTACAGAATATAATGGAACACCAGTGACTTTAGCTGTAGAAAAATTTATAAAAGGTGCTGAAATTGATATCGTTCCAAGCGATAATGGAGAATCTTATTTAAAAATTGTTGAATCCTCAGGAGGAGAACCTCACAATCACTATTTGAAAGATGGTGAAGATCAACTCATTCATAATTTAGTGTTTACTCTAAATAGCCCTAAAAAAGGAGCTATCAATATCACAACAGATAGCACTAATGGAATTTTTATTGAATCGCCTTTTGAAGGGGATTACATGACTATGGCAACTAGAGCTACTGGCAAATTGGTAAAAGATTCGTTGCAACCATTAGTATTGCGCTCAAGATATCAAATCGCTAACTTGTCAATGGTGTTTCCAAAACCTGTCGTTCAAGGCCAGTTTGAGCTTGTGAAACGTTCACAAATGTTAAGAGGAAGTGAAGATGGAATCGTAATGAACATAACTGCTAATGGTGAAACAAAAACGGTTAACCTTCTTGGTGGACAATATATTAGCGGACAATTTGAGCAAGTTAAAGTTGGAGGTTTAGATGTTGCTTTGAAGTATGGTGCTATGGTAAAGGAATTACCATTTAGCATAAAACTAAACGATTTTAATGCTGATGTTTTTCCTGGAACTGAAGATAGCTTTTCTGCCTTTGAAAGTCTTGTAACAGTAGTTGATGAAGAGCAAGGAGATTTTGATTACCACATCTATATGAACCATGTTTTAGATCATAAAGGATATCGGTTTTTTCAAGCAAGTTTTGATCAAGACCTAAAAGGAACAAAACTTTCAGTAAACCATGATCAATGGGGAACTTGGATAACCTATTTAGGATATATGCTACTGTATTTTGGATTGATGGCTATTATGTTTGATAAAGGAACAAGATTCGCAGATCTTAAACGTTCGCTTGATAAAGTGAAATCTAAAAAAGCTGAGCTACTCTCTATTATTTTATTATGCCTTGGTTTCTTAGGTTTTACTCAAGAGCATTCAGCAAATGATGGACATGATCATGGTAGTGAAGTTAAGATTGTAAAGCCTACAAAAGCGCAGATTGATTCTGTGATTAGAGCTAATATTACACCTAAATCGCATTCAGATGTATTTGGAGAATTAGTGATTCAAGATTATAGCGGACGAATGATGCCTATGAATACTTATGGCTCAGAAGTCTTACGTAAGGTTAGTAAACAAGATCACTACGAAGAATTCGATTCAAATCAAGTTATCTTGTCAATGCAGGAAAGTCCGTTGTTTTGGTATAATGTTCCAATGATATATTTAGCAAAGCGCAAAGGAGATTCTATTAGACATATCATTGGTGTTGACGAAAGTGAAAAGTATGTAGCTCTTACAGATTTTTTAGAGCAGGATGGAAGCTATAAATTAGCACCTTATCTAGAAGACGCCTACAAAAATCAAGTTGCAAATGGTTTTCAGAAAGAATTTAAAGAAACAGACCAACGTATCAGTCTTTTGTTTAATACGATTGAAGGACGTTCTTTAAAGATTTTTCCTGTTCCAGAAGATGAAAAAAATACGTGGATTTCTCCAATAGAATATAGAGAACAATTTGAAGAAAAAGTAAACGATTCTATCTATGGAAAATTTATCGAAAATAGTTTCGGTTACTACCTTTCTGAATTGTATAAAGCTAAACAAACAGGTGATTATACCAATTCAAACAAGCTTCTTGAAGGATTTAAAAAAAACCAACAGAAATTAGGTAGTGAAGTAATGATTTCTGATGATAGAGTTAAAGCTGAAATTCTATATAATAAATACGATATTTTTAAGAAGCTTTTCAGCTGGTATATGTATGCAGGTGTTATATTGTTTGTTTTAATTATAATTCAAATTTTTAAATCTTATAGTAAAATATTAAGCCTTAGTATTAAAATTTTAGTAGGTATTGTAGTTTTCTTGTTTTTACTTCATACTGCTGGATTAATTGTGCGATGGTACATTTCAGGACATGCACCTTGGAGTGATGCTTATGAATCAATAATTTATGTGGCTTGGGCAACAATGTTATTTGGGTTAATGCTGGCACATAGAAGAAAAGACAGAGCAAAAGAAAAAACCTTAGGTTCTACCATATCATCTTTCGTGATTCCATTTTATGGTTTATTTCTTAATAAATCTTCAGATATAACTGTTGCTGCGACTGCTTTTGTAACATCTATGCTTTTAATGGTAGCGCATTTGAGTTGGATGGATCCAGCAATTTCAAACTTGCAACCTGTTTTAGATAGTTATTGGTTAATGATTCATGTTGCTGTTATAGTTGCAAGTTATGGACCATTTACCTTAGGAATGGTTTTAGGCGTCACAGTAATGATATTGATGATTTTTACTACTGAAAAGAACAAACAAAAAATGTTGCTCAACATTCAAGAGCTTACAATCATTAACGAAATGGCTTTAACGGTTGGTCTTATCATGCTTACCATTGGAAACTTCTTAGGAGGTATGTGGGCAAATGAAAGTTGGGGAAGATATTGGGGTTGGGATCCTAAAGAAACTTGGGCATTGATTAGTATTATGGCTTATGCATTTATTATTCATATGCGTTTGATTCCTGGTTTAAGAGGGCGTTTCGGATTTAATTTTGCCTCTATAATAGGTATTGCCTTTATCGTATTTACATACTTTGGTGTTAACTTTTACCTTTCAGGATTGCATTCATATCAATCTGGTCAACAGATTTTAAGTTATCAATATATAGCTGGAATCTTAATTGCTGTTGCACTTCTAGGTTATTTCGCATATAGGAAGTATGTCAAATTCTATAAAAAATAGAATCTTATGAAATTTTTTAAAGAATTCAAAGAGTTTGCGGTTAAAGGTAATATGATGGATATGGCCATTGGTATTATTATTGGTGCTTCTTTTAATAAAGTGATTGATGTATTGGTAAAAAAAGTATTCATGCCACCATTATCATTAATGACAGATGGACTTAATTATCAAGATAAAAAGTATGTTCTAAGAGATGCTATTGCAAATGCTAATGGAGAAATCACAGTTCAAGAAGTCGCGATTGAATATGGTGTCTTATTTGAAACCTTCCTAGATTTTTTAATCATAGGGCTGACAGTATTTTTAGTTGTAAAAGGAATGAATAGATTAAGAGATAAAGCTCAAGACCCTAAAAATGAGGTGGTTTCAACTCCTAAAGATATTGAGTTATTATCTAAGCTTACTGAATTAATTGAAGAACAAAATACATTACTTAAAAGTAGGTCATAGTATTATACAGCACTAAGTAAATCGCTTAGTTTATTGTATGTGATTTCACTAAAGTTTTCAATAACTACGTTTGCTTTTGAATAATCTTGTCCTTTTGAATGTGGACTATTAAATGCTATACAAAAAATGTTTGCTGATTTTGCAGCGACTATTCCGTTAGTAGAGTCTTCAATCACAAAGCATTCATCAGGTTTGTGTTCAGATAATTCCGCAGCCTTGATGAAAATTTCAGGATGAGGTTTGGAAGCTACCAAATCAGCTCCACTAATTTTCGCTTTAAAATATTGATTTAAATCAAAGCGTTCAAAAATACGATTGATATTTACCATAGATGCAGATGAAGCTAGTACTAAAGTCATTCCGTTAGAATGATAATCTTTTATAAGATCAAGAACACCATCAATTAATGCTAAGCTTTTATCATGTTCAAATAAATATTTAAAATGATCACGTTTGATATCAACAAGCGTATGAGGACTTAAGGGTAAATTAAAATGCGCTATTAACTGCTCACAAATTGTAAAAGTAGATTGTCCTGTAAAAGAGGCATACAAATCATCAGAAACTTCAATATTTACATCTTTAAACATTTCATGATACGCACTATGGTGAAGTGGTTCAGTGTCAACAATAACACCATCCATATCAAATAATACAGCTTTAAACATATAGTTTGTTAGTTAGTTGTCACGAATATAAATAAAAGAGTGCTGATAATCAATACCTTTCGGATACAATTGTTGAGGTGCATCAATGTTCGACGAACTGTACTTTTTTCATTAACTTTAAATTTTAAAATGCATAAGGTTATGTCAAAGAAAAAGTTAGGTCTCAATACCATTTGTACTCACATTGGTGAGATTAAGGACGAACAGTTTAAAGGTGCAATTTCTCCTATATATTTATCCACTTCATATCAATTTGATAACGTCGATGTTAAACGCTATCCTCGTTATTTTAATACACCAAATCAAGAACACTTAGTCAAAAAAATAGCTGCTTTAGAGCATACTGAAGATGCGCTCATTTTTGCAAGCGGAATGGCTGCAATTAGTCATATGTTTTTAGCATTTCTTCAAAAAGGAGATCATTTGGTTGTTCAAAATACCTTATATGGTGGTGCGACTAACTTTATTAGAGAAGAGTTTTCTAAATACGGAATTGAGTATACATTTACTGATGGCTATGACGTTTCAGATTTTGAAGCTGCCATTCAACCGAATACTAAATTGATTCATATTGAAACACCTTCAAATCCATTGCTAACGATTACAGATATTAAAGCAATTGCTAGTTTGGCAAAATCCAAAGGAATTTTGTCTTCAATTGATAATACTTTTGCTAGTCCAATTAATCAAAATCCGATTGACTTCGGAATTGATCTTGTTATGCACTCTGCAACGAAATATTTAGGTGGTCATAGCGATATTTTGGCTGGAGCAGTAGCAGGTTCAAAAGAACATATTGAACGCATTTGGAATGTTGGTAAAAATCTAGGAGGAAGTTTGAGTGACTTTACAGTTTGGATGTTAGAGCGCAGTATGAAAACATTAACATTGAGAGTAAAAGCTCAAACCAAAAATGCTAAGAAGTTGGCTCAGTTTTTAGATAATCATAGTGCTATTGCTAAAGTAAATTATCCAGGATTAAAACATCATCCGCAACATGAATTGGCAAAATCCCAAATGCATGATTTTGGTGCAATGCTATCGTTTGAATTAGTTGAAGGCATTGATGCTATGGCATTTCAAAACCAACTTAATTTAATAAAATCATCAATGAGTTTAGCAGGTGTTGAAAGTACGATGTTATTGCCTGCTGAAACATCTCATGCGCTTTTAACTCAAGATGAACGTGATGCCGTTGGAATTAGTAATCAATTGATTCGTTTTTCTGTAGGAATTGAAACGTTTAGGGATTTAAAAAATGATATTAAACAGGCTTTAATTAAAATAAAAACAGCTAGTTGTGCATAAAAATAATAAACATTCTAAAGACTATAATTTTAAAGAACTTATAGCTAACTTTCCTCAATTAGCAGAATTTGTCTTTGAAAGTAAATACGCTAAAAACACTATAGATTTCGCAAATCCTAAGGCGGTAAAGTATCTTAATTCTGCATTATTAAAAACGCATTACGGAATTGATTATTGGAAATTCCCTGATGAGAACTTATGTCCACCAATACCAGGGCGAGTTGAATATGTTCATTTACTAAATGATTTGCTGAAGGCTTCAGGATTAAAAAAAGATATTACAGTTTTTGATATAGGAACAGGAGCAACATGCATTTATCCATTACTTGGTCATAAAGAATACAATTGGAATTTTATAGCTTCTGAAATTGATAAAAAAGCGCTTGAAAATGCTAAGTTAATTGTAGAAAAAAATAGTTTAAGCAAGCATATAGAATTGCGATTTCAAGATGATCCACAATCTATTTTAAATGGCGTTTTATTGCCTTCGGAACATATTTCTGCAGTACTTTGTAATCCGCCTTTTTACAAAAATGAAGCAGAAGCTAATGAAAATACACTGTTGAAGCAAAAAGGATTAGGAAAACAAACGGATAAAGTTGCACGCAATTTTAGTGGTACTGCAAAAGAATTGTGGTATCCAGGAGGAGAGAAAGCCTTTGTTCATAATTACTTGTATCAAAGCTCGCTTCTAAAAACAAATTGCTTTTGGTATACCTGTTTGGTATCTAAAACCCAACACGTTCTAAGTATGGAAGCATCATTGAAAAAACTTGGAGTTACTGATTTTAAAATTCTACAGCTTTCTTTAGGAAATAAGATTAGTAGAGTAGTGGCCTGGACTTTTTTAACTGAAGATGAACAGAAGGAATGGACGTCTTAGTTAATTGGAATTATTTCTTTTTCGTAAATCAGTTTTAATATATAGCCCAAATTGTAATCGGTTTAAATTTAAGTTGTTTATATGTTGATTCAAATAACCTAATTGAAGTTTGAACTGTTTGTTCAGCTTTATCCCTAATCCAAAATACAACCGATTCTCTCTAAATGTTTCTCCTTTAATATTTAAGAAAAACTCTTTATTTGCAACAATAAAAAAAGTTTGGTTTAAGTCAATATGTGTTCCTAATCGATACCGAATTCGATTTTGAATACTATTGTCAGTTAAGTCATGAAGAAAGCGATGCTCAAAACGGAATCTATGATTTATAGGAATCTTTGAAAGTTTATGTTTGAATGATAATTGTTCCCAAAAGCGATGTTCAATTGTATTTTTGATATTTGTGAATTCGATGCTTTTATCAATATCTAAATACCCATAATTGAAAGTGAATAATATGTTTGAGTCAATTTTGTAATTGATTCCAGTATAGAGTAAATTCAGGTTGTAATTAGAAACAACCTCATAGTTTCTTAATTGTATTCCTGTATTTATACTTAATTTACCTGAAACTTGATGTGTTCCAAAAAGCATATACCAACTGCCTAGTTCTTTTTCCGGATTTGTTTGTCCGAAAGACAAAAAGGTAGTGATACAAAACACTATACTAATAAAATAGCGTTTCATAATAGTTCTTTAAATGAATTATAGTGAAAAATAAAAATGAGGTTGGCTAATTTAAGAGTTATGGATTAACCTTTGCAAGGTCGTTGCCAACCTCATTTTGTTTATAGTTTATACATGATCATTTAAGTGGTGATGCTCATCAATTAATGGGCCACCTTCAATGATTTGATCTGAAGCTTCACTTGCAAATTTTTCAAAATTTAAGTGAAATGAATGTGCTAGCTGAATTGATTTACTGATATAATTTCCTTTTTGTTCCCAAGTATTTATAGGATCTAAAATTTCAGTTGGCACATTAGGACAAGCTTTTGGCATAAATAATCCAAATATTGGATGTTGATCAAATGCGACATCATCTAATTCACCATTTAAAATAGCAGTAATCATTGCTCGAGTATATTTCAGTTTAATACGAGAGCCAGTTCCGTAAGGACCACCACTCCAGCCAGTATTTACTAGCCAAACATTAACACCTGCATCTTGCATTTTTTTACTTAACATTTCTGCGTATTTAGTTGGATGTAAAGGCATAAATGGTTCGCCAAAACAAGCTGAAAATGAAGGAACTGGTTCAGTAATTCCTGCTTCTGTACCTGCAACTTTTGCTGTATAACCAGAAATGAAATGATAAGCCGCTTGTCCTGGTGTTAATTTTGAAACAGGAGGTAGGACGCCAAACGCATCACAGGTTAAGAAGAAAATATTTGTTGGATTTCCAGCAAATGAAGGTTCTTGGATGTTATCAATATGATAAATAGGATAACTTACACGAGTATTTTGCGTAATATTACTGTCCATATAATCGACTTCACCATTGTCTTTGAAAATTACATTTTCTAAGATAGCACCTGGCTTAATTGCTCTAAAGATATCTGGTTCTTTTTCTTCAGTAAGGTCAATCACTTTTGCATAGCAACCACCTTCAAAATTAAAGATATTGTTGTTTGCAGTCCAACCATGTTCATCGTCGCCAATAAGTTTACGATTTGGATCTGCAGATAAAGTTGTTTTTCCAGTTCCTGATAATCCGAAGAAAATTGCAGTATCACCAGCTTCACCAACATTTGCTGAACAGTGCATTGGTAAGACTTCTTTTTCTACAGGTAATATGAAGTTTAGAGAAGAAAAGATCCCTTTTTTTATTTCACCTGTATATGCAGAACCGCCAACGAGAGCAATTTTTTTAGTGAAGTTTAACAATGAAAAATTCCCTTGCCTTAAACCATATTTAGCTGGTTCTGGGCATTCATATCCTGGAGCGCAAAGCACTAACCATTCTTCTTCAAAATTTTCAAGTTCAGATTCGTCAGATCTTAAAAACATGTTATAAGTAAACATGTTAGACCAAGGATATTCTGTGACAGTTCTAACATTAGTTTTGTATTCGGGATCTGCACAAACGTATGCATCTCTTACATAAATTTCTTTGCCACTTAAATATTTAGTGATTTCAGATTGTAAATAATCGAAGTTTTCAGATGAAATGGCTTTGTTTGTTTTTCCCCACCAAATACGATCTTTAGTGTAATCGTCTTTAACAATAAAGCGATCTTGAGGTGAACGTCCTGTGTATTTACCTGTGTTGACAGCTAGTGTTCCGTTTTTAGTTTCTTTTCCCATGCCTTTTTCAACAGTGATGCGTTGTAATTCTTCAGGGGAAAGATTCCAATGTGCATTTGTGTCTTTTAATCCGTACTTCCTAAGGTCTCTTGTTTTCATATTTGGTTGTTTTAAAAGTGTTTTCATGATTAATAATTTAAATGTTATAGAATGGCCAAATTAATGGCACGAGTAGTAGTGTTGTTATAAGAAATAGTATCAATAAAGGGAAACCTACTTTGAAATAATCTGAAAATTTATAGCCTCCTGCAGTCATAACCATGGCATTGGTTGTTGTGCCAACTGGTGTTAAAAATGCTGTAGATGCACTAATAGCAACAGCAATCATAAAAGGTGCTGCAGACATATTTAGTGTACTAGCTGAAATAATTACAACTGGAGCCATAAGTACAGCTGTTGCAGAATTGTTAATGACTTGACTAAATGTTGTTGTTAACAGAAAAACACCTCCAAG is part of the Psychroserpens ponticola genome and encodes:
- the pckA gene encoding phosphoenolpyruvate carboxykinase (ATP); the protein is MKTLLKQPNMKTRDLRKYGLKDTNAHWNLSPEELQRITVEKGMGKETKNGTLAVNTGKYTGRSPQDRFIVKDDYTKDRIWWGKTNKAISSENFDYLQSEITKYLSGKEIYVRDAYVCADPEYKTNVRTVTEYPWSNMFTYNMFLRSDESELENFEEEWLVLCAPGYECPEPAKYGLRQGNFSLLNFTKKIALVGGSAYTGEIKKGIFSSLNFILPVEKEVLPMHCSANVGEAGDTAIFFGLSGTGKTTLSADPNRKLIGDDEHGWTANNNIFNFEGGCYAKVIDLTEEKEPDIFRAIKPGAILENVIFKDNGEVDYMDSNITQNTRVSYPIYHIDNIQEPSFAGNPTNIFFLTCDAFGVLPPVSKLTPGQAAYHFISGYTAKVAGTEAGITEPVPSFSACFGEPFMPLHPTKYAEMLSKKMQDAGVNVWLVNTGWSGGPYGTGSRIKLKYTRAMITAILNGELDDVAFDQHPIFGLFMPKACPNVPTEILDPINTWEQKGNYISKSIQLAHSFHLNFEKFASEASDQIIEGGPLIDEHHHLNDHV
- the ccsA gene encoding cytochrome c biogenesis protein CcsA codes for the protein MLKKITNILFSTRLTGILFIVFAAAMITGTFLDASQETSPTPYTRYWIYNAWWFELIMVLFTINFIGNLFRYRLYKKKKWATLTLHLAFIFIFIGAGITRYIGYEGWMPIREGETTNNFLTRDIFVTAYIDGDYVIDGKAQRKVVNERVDFSERLNNDLDIITEYNGTPVTLAVEKFIKGAEIDIVPSDNGESYLKIVESSGGEPHNHYLKDGEDQLIHNLVFTLNSPKKGAINITTDSTNGIFIESPFEGDYMTMATRATGKLVKDSLQPLVLRSRYQIANLSMVFPKPVVQGQFELVKRSQMLRGSEDGIVMNITANGETKTVNLLGGQYISGQFEQVKVGGLDVALKYGAMVKELPFSIKLNDFNADVFPGTEDSFSAFESLVTVVDEEQGDFDYHIYMNHVLDHKGYRFFQASFDQDLKGTKLSVNHDQWGTWITYLGYMLLYFGLMAIMFDKGTRFADLKRSLDKVKSKKAELLSIILLCLGFLGFTQEHSANDGHDHGSEVKIVKPTKAQIDSVIRANITPKSHSDVFGELVIQDYSGRMMPMNTYGSEVLRKVSKQDHYEEFDSNQVILSMQESPLFWYNVPMIYLAKRKGDSIRHIIGVDESEKYVALTDFLEQDGSYKLAPYLEDAYKNQVANGFQKEFKETDQRISLLFNTIEGRSLKIFPVPEDEKNTWISPIEYREQFEEKVNDSIYGKFIENSFGYYLSELYKAKQTGDYTNSNKLLEGFKKNQQKLGSEVMISDDRVKAEILYNKYDIFKKLFSWYMYAGVILFVLIIIQIFKSYSKILSLSIKILVGIVVFLFLLHTAGLIVRWYISGHAPWSDAYESIIYVAWATMLFGLMLAHRRKDRAKEKTLGSTISSFVIPFYGLFLNKSSDITVAATAFVTSMLLMVAHLSWMDPAISNLQPVLDSYWLMIHVAVIVASYGPFTLGMVLGVTVMILMIFTTEKNKQKMLLNIQELTIINEMALTVGLIMLTIGNFLGGMWANESWGRYWGWDPKETWALISIMAYAFIIHMRLIPGLRGRFGFNFASIIGIAFIVFTYFGVNFYLSGLHSYQSGQQILSYQYIAGILIAVALLGYFAYRKYVKFYKK
- the rlmF gene encoding 23S rRNA (adenine(1618)-N(6))-methyltransferase RlmF, with protein sequence MHKNNKHSKDYNFKELIANFPQLAEFVFESKYAKNTIDFANPKAVKYLNSALLKTHYGIDYWKFPDENLCPPIPGRVEYVHLLNDLLKASGLKKDITVFDIGTGATCIYPLLGHKEYNWNFIASEIDKKALENAKLIVEKNSLSKHIELRFQDDPQSILNGVLLPSEHISAVLCNPPFYKNEAEANENTLLKQKGLGKQTDKVARNFSGTAKELWYPGGEKAFVHNYLYQSSLLKTNCFWYTCLVSKTQHVLSMEASLKKLGVTDFKILQLSLGNKISRVVAWTFLTEDEQKEWTS
- a CDS encoding HAD family hydrolase — protein: MFKAVLFDMDGVIVDTEPLHHSAYHEMFKDVNIEVSDDLYASFTGQSTFTICEQLIAHFNLPLSPHTLVDIKRDHFKYLFEHDKSLALIDGVLDLIKDYHSNGMTLVLASSASMVNINRIFERFDLNQYFKAKISGADLVASKPHPEIFIKAAELSEHKPDECFVIEDSTNGIVAAKSANIFCIAFNSPHSKGQDYSKANVVIENFSEITYNKLSDLLSAV
- a CDS encoding trans-sulfuration enzyme family protein, with the translated sequence MSKKKLGLNTICTHIGEIKDEQFKGAISPIYLSTSYQFDNVDVKRYPRYFNTPNQEHLVKKIAALEHTEDALIFASGMAAISHMFLAFLQKGDHLVVQNTLYGGATNFIREEFSKYGIEYTFTDGYDVSDFEAAIQPNTKLIHIETPSNPLLTITDIKAIASLAKSKGILSSIDNTFASPINQNPIDFGIDLVMHSATKYLGGHSDILAGAVAGSKEHIERIWNVGKNLGGSLSDFTVWMLERSMKTLTLRVKAQTKNAKKLAQFLDNHSAIAKVNYPGLKHHPQHELAKSQMHDFGAMLSFELVEGIDAMAFQNQLNLIKSSMSLAGVESTMLLPAETSHALLTQDERDAVGISNQLIRFSVGIETFRDLKNDIKQALIKIKTASCA
- a CDS encoding DUF2490 domain-containing protein, which produces MKRYFISIVFCITTFLSFGQTNPEKELGSWYMLFGTHQVSGKLSINTGIQLRNYEVVSNYNLNLLYTGINYKIDSNILFTFNYGYLDIDKSIEFTNIKNTIEHRFWEQLSFKHKLSKIPINHRFRFEHRFLHDLTDNSIQNRIRYRLGTHIDLNQTFFIVANKEFFLNIKGETFRENRLYFGLGIKLNKQFKLQLGYLNQHINNLNLNRLQFGLYIKTDLRKRNNSN
- the mscL gene encoding large conductance mechanosensitive channel protein MscL codes for the protein MKFFKEFKEFAVKGNMMDMAIGIIIGASFNKVIDVLVKKVFMPPLSLMTDGLNYQDKKYVLRDAIANANGEITVQEVAIEYGVLFETFLDFLIIGLTVFLVVKGMNRLRDKAQDPKNEVVSTPKDIELLSKLTELIEEQNTLLKSRS